The nucleotide sequence CGAATTTTAATACGAAAGTTTTAATCTGAATCGGTATATCCGCATCCTTGCTCGAGATCTTTCTCCGTATATCCTcgtaatatgaaagtttttattaAGAGGATAGAAACTATCCTCTCATGCTTTCCGGCCTTGTTTGTACGGGAGAACTTGTCTGATGATTTTTTGGATCAACTTTGAGGGTGAAGTTGCTATTTTGCAGTAAAATTATTCAATTTTTTCCAATCAAAAAAATTATACCAAAAAGGGGAaagctgcttttttttttttttttagacctTTGAATTCGTTGCggagagaaaaaaaatgaaagataatgTTTTGTTTTGGGTCCGCTTACTTACAGATTTTATAAGAAATTGGTGCTTAAGATTTAGAAAACGGGAAGATGTCTCCGGCCGAATCATCCCGTGAGGACAATGTGTACATGGCCAAGCTGGCCGAACAGGCGGAGCGCTATGAGGAGATGGTGGAGTTCATGGAGAAGGTAGCAAAGACGGTGGATGTTGAGGAGCTCACCGTGGAGGAGCGCAACCTCCTCTCTGTGGCTTACAAGAATGTTATTGGAGCCCGCCGGGCCTCTTGGCGTATCATCTCCTCTATTGAGCAGAAGGAAGAGAGCCGTGGGAATGAGGATCATGTTTCCCTGATCAAGGAGTATCGTGGAAAGATCGAGGCTGAGCTTAGCAAGATCTGTGATGGCATTCTGAAGTTGCTTGATTCCCATCTGATATCCTCTTCCACCACGGCCGAGTCCAAGGTGTTTTACTTGAAGATGAAGGGGGATTACCACAGGTACTAGAAAATAAGCTTCCAATGTGCGGTGACGTTTATTTGTCTTAAATGTTTGATGATCTTGGCAAATAGGTACCTTGCGGAATTTAAGACGGGGGCTGAGAGAAAGGAGGCTGCTGAGAGTACACTGTCAGCCTATAAGTCTGCTCAGGTCTGATCATCATTTATAGTGAAATGCAAATTAGCTAGTGTTTTTGTTTTTGCTGGATCGATCAGAATCTTTTCAGTACTCTAGAACATGTGTCCACTTGATTCATTTTCAACTACCATTGTGGTGCTGTTTCTACTGAATGATTCTTCTTACAAATGCTGGCATACAATTGTTCGGATTCATCTAATTAAATCTGTTCTGTTATTGATGTTTTTTGTCAGACCTGAGCAATGTTCACTAAATCATCTTTTTAAACAATTTGTAGGACATTGCCCTGGCCGAACTGGCCCCAACTCATCCTATTAGGCTGGGGTTGGCTCTTAATTTCTCAGTGTTCTATTATGAAATTGTGAACTCGCCTGATCGTGCTTGCAGTCTTGCAAAACAGGTTTGACTGCAATTTTATTCtatttcttgtaaaattttaGTTTTAACAGTGTTGTGCGTGACTTCATATTTTTAGCATATGTTGTGGAGTAgtgacaattttatatttttctgcATCTGAAGCATTTATTGAACTTAATCCTAATAGTAGGGGAGTCGATTTAATGAGTCAAGCTGGCATGGAGCATAGCCTGAAGCAAGCATCAAATTTTGAAGTTAGGCCTCAGCTAACTTGGAATAGCTGATACCTTAGTGCAACCAGGTCTAACATCAAGCGTGTAGTAACTTTCTAAAGTTTTATCCTTGGCCTAGCTGGATCTGACAATTTCATATTTGACACAAAGAATGTGTATCTATTGCTGCATTGCAGTAAAATTTCTGTTtggattatttttatgaatttatgaTTCACACCTCTTATTTTAATGGAGCTTATTTTAATTGATATGAGTAATAATTTCTTTTTCCATTCTATGAGAAATAATTGGTAAATTTCATGAAAAGTTGGTTCATGTCTTAAAATGGTTTGTATTTATATTCTGTTTGTGCATACACGGAAACTGGGTCTGTGCATGGTGCTCGTCCTTTTGCATGCTAGCGCATTTTGTATGTGTTTAATATTGGTGTGAGGGCATTTGcctgcatgtgattgacttgtcaCTAGATCACTCTGTTACTGCTAGAGTTTACTGATAATAATTTACAAATTTTCTCTTTGTTCTAAATGCATTTGTACTCATttgttttttatttcttcttGTAATTTGATCTTATTTCCATTTATAGAAGTCTTAGCTACAGGCACTTATTACATGCTTATGCATCTGATTAgtgataatttataattgatccaATATTTTTTCTATGAACTTTGTTTACCTTCTAGTAAATTTCTTCACAAACTAAATTCTAAATGCTACATTTCATTTTATATATAGGTAAAACTTTCTAGCTGTTATTATATAATTCAAAATCTCTGCAAAGTGGTCATCATTCAGAGTATCATTTAATTCATGTTGCTATCAGAAGAATTTACTTTCATGTAAGGCTGATTGATCTTGTCAGGAGACTTGCATAGTATTTCTTGTTTTTGAAGATTATGGTGTCTCTAGGTGGTCAATAAATATGCATATTCATATATGTACATGTGAATGTATGTTTGGAGATGCCCAATTAAACATACTTGGTCTTCATTCTCCAGTTTCCTTGTATTTCTGCTCCATTTTGCTTGGGATAGGACTGGAAATAAGTTGTAGAAAATCAATGGTATCATGATACTGGATGCAAAATTTTGATTTCATGTTGGAATTCTATGCTTAAATTGTTTAATGGTGCAAATATAGAGGTCAGCCTTGTGCACAAGGCTCCCACCGATTTACAGTTTGGGGAGTGTCAATGTACGTGATCTTACTTCTTCAAACACCAAAAGGTTGTTTTAGTAACAAATCTTGGTCACTTTGGTTACAAAGCAATACCATGATACCGAATTTTACCAACTCTGATGAACTGTATACAATCAATAATAATGATTGGTTATCAAACAAAAAGGTATTACTCACAAGGGTAGAATTGTTAAAAATTAGAGACGTACACTTTTTGCTATAAAATTGTAGCTCCTCTTCAAAAGAAAGTTCCTTCTTTATAGTCCAATTGAGGAACAACAAACCCAAAAATACTATTATAGGTTATGTATGATGATTGAGATGAATGGTTCTGTTACAACGAAAATGGTGAAGAAATAATACAAGTCCTAAGTTAAAGCTGATTCTCAGTTGAGGATAAGGTGGTATAAGATGGTTCCAATATATCCAACTAGACTCCAACTGTGCAAATAAGAAAATCGGAGTAATTATCAACCTGAGGTGTAGGAAAATAATCATGCAATATGGTACAGCTTAAAAGGGTTCAGGACTTTAGGCAGGCCTAATTTTAGCTCGATTTTCTAATTTTGTAGATTAAAATTAGATTACCATTATATATACAATATAATTGGTGTACACGTaggatttaattttaaaatattctcgTGACTTTTTCATTATACTTTTATTAATCAGTTTAAGAGAGTCAAATAAGACGGACACTGATTACACATTTGCAAGGTTTTAGCTGGCGAGAATGATTAGTTGTTTTTTTCCTATTATTGTTTAAGGTTCTAAAGGATCTTTCCTAGTTAGGTAAGAATTTATGCTGGTCTTCGAAATCAACAAATTGTCAACGGTGTTCTTTGTGTTGGTTGATATACATTTTTCTGTTGTTTTTTGCATTCTTCCAAAGAActttattttcttccttttcaCTTTTGGACATTCCACCAATAACTGTGTCTAATTACTGTCTTTTGGTCACTTGTTAGGTTTTTTTCTCAGTTAACTAGCCGCATATATGATAGCATCAAAAGAGATTTCTTTACTGTCTGTCATTGCAACACATCATAAAACACTGATTTATTGATAATTTGTAAGATTTGATTGTTGATAGACCTGTTTGTTTGTCATGTTGACTTTCCTGCAGTTTGAACAATATCATTTGCCATCTTCTAAGATTTTGATTTCATCCTTATATTGATTGGCTTTAAGTCCTAGACGACCTTGCTCAGCTGTATTTGTTGAATTAGGATCAATAAAGTACTTGCAATTTGTATCTTCATAAAATTTTAGCACGTCTGTCATTTGATCTGAGGCCCATTAGCTGCCTTAGATTACTTAAAATTCTTCCATGTTCCAACCATTTACCCCccctaattcaatcaatatttataCATATCTACAAATTTTAGGGAAACACTTCTATCTTGTCCATGACTATGTTCTCATGCCCGGGTATTACTGTGGTGGTTCATATGGATGTCTCATGTGTATGGTTGTGTATCTATGTTTAAATGTGTGGGAAAAATCTAATCATGCAAACTTGTTAGTCTTTGTCCCTTCGAAGATGTCCTGCATGCTCTGCTGTGATGATTAATACTATACTAGATGAGTATGAACATAACCAAGAAGCTTTGTAGATCTATGATGCTTTTTACTTGCTAAGTTGGCTTGTGGTACATGAGATGTGAAA is from Musa acuminata AAA Group cultivar baxijiao chromosome BXJ3-8, Cavendish_Baxijiao_AAA, whole genome shotgun sequence and encodes:
- the LOC103974363 gene encoding 14-3-3-like protein, coding for MSPAESSREDNVYMAKLAEQAERYEEMVEFMEKVAKTVDVEELTVEERNLLSVAYKNVIGARRASWRIISSIEQKEESRGNEDHVSLIKEYRGKIEAELSKICDGILKLLDSHLISSSTTAESKVFYLKMKGDYHRYLAEFKTGAERKEAAESTLSAYKSAQDIALAELAPTHPIRLGLALNFSVFYYEIVNSPDRACSLAKQAFDEAISELDTLSEESYKDSTLIMQLLRDNLTLWTSDITEDAGDEIKEPLVRESGGQ